A single Bacillus sp. HMF5848 DNA region contains:
- a CDS encoding NAD(P)/FAD-dependent oxidoreductase: MTYTHLFSKGRIGTLQLKNRIVMPAIGTSLASSTGEASSELIAYYEERAKGGCGLIITEITRIDDELGVGCANQLAVTKPIHIPQLERLVRTVHKYDTKLFVQLHHPGRQTHSHLLDGKQIVAPSAIMCNRTKEMPRALTTEEVEGLIKKFVKGAKIAQMAGVDGVELHGAHGYLINQFLSPYTNKRADKYGGDFVNRARFITEIILGIKHICGKDFPVSVRLSGDEFVEGGLKLADTIKIAKYLESIGVDAINVSCGTYESGVTIVEPTSYPQGWKKHLAQGVKQAINIPVIAVSVIRKPEFAESLLTEGATDFVAVGRAQLADPEWSNKAFAGLDSSIRPCISCLHCIEELGKGGCIKCAVNPRMGRELEFSQLDTNGNDRTVAIIGGGPAGMEAARTLSMRGFRPVLFEKEGHLGGALRLAGMPPGKDKMTWFVDYLANELKEMNIDVRLNSEPSLEDIDALDPYAVFWAAGASPIIPNVPGINLPHVCTANDILDGKVTVTGKKAVIIGSGMTGCETAELLASQQNDVTIVEMKQSIGNGIYAPILYDISQKLKKYKVNVVTGHSLAAINDTTVSVASVSTRTPLTMEADIVVLSMGVRPRQLLQDIEDRYSRVKVIGDAGAVGRIAEAVREGYEKAYVLA, translated from the coding sequence ATGACTTATACACATTTGTTTTCCAAAGGTCGTATCGGTACACTACAGTTAAAAAATAGAATTGTGATGCCAGCTATAGGTACCTCACTTGCAAGCTCCACCGGAGAAGCATCATCAGAACTCATCGCCTATTACGAAGAAAGAGCAAAAGGTGGGTGCGGCTTAATCATTACAGAGATTACGAGAATTGATGACGAATTAGGCGTGGGCTGTGCCAACCAGCTTGCTGTAACGAAGCCTATTCATATTCCTCAGCTTGAAAGATTAGTTAGAACTGTACACAAATATGATACAAAGCTTTTTGTTCAATTACACCATCCTGGTAGACAAACACATTCACATTTACTTGATGGCAAACAAATCGTAGCCCCAAGTGCCATCATGTGTAACAGAACAAAAGAAATGCCAAGAGCTTTAACTACTGAAGAAGTAGAAGGCTTGATAAAAAAATTCGTAAAAGGCGCCAAGATTGCACAAATGGCGGGCGTTGATGGCGTAGAGCTTCACGGCGCACACGGATATTTAATCAATCAATTTCTAAGTCCTTATACAAACAAACGGGCAGATAAATATGGCGGGGACTTTGTAAATCGCGCTCGCTTCATAACAGAGATCATTTTAGGAATTAAACATATATGCGGCAAGGACTTCCCTGTAAGCGTTCGCTTAAGTGGTGATGAGTTTGTTGAAGGTGGATTAAAACTAGCGGATACAATAAAAATTGCGAAGTACTTAGAAAGTATTGGTGTGGACGCAATTAATGTTAGCTGTGGCACATATGAGTCTGGTGTCACCATTGTAGAACCTACCTCATATCCTCAAGGCTGGAAAAAGCATTTAGCTCAAGGGGTCAAACAAGCCATTAATATTCCTGTTATTGCTGTATCAGTTATCCGCAAGCCTGAATTTGCTGAGTCATTATTAACTGAAGGGGCAACTGACTTTGTAGCTGTTGGAAGAGCTCAGTTAGCTGACCCTGAGTGGAGTAACAAAGCTTTTGCAGGGCTTGATTCATCCATCCGTCCTTGCATTTCCTGCTTACACTGTATTGAGGAACTTGGGAAAGGTGGCTGTATAAAGTGCGCCGTTAACCCTAGAATGGGACGAGAATTAGAATTCTCTCAACTTGATACTAATGGAAACGACCGAACTGTTGCGATTATCGGAGGAGGACCTGCTGGTATGGAGGCAGCTCGTACATTGTCCATGAGAGGATTCCGCCCTGTATTATTTGAAAAAGAAGGGCATTTAGGTGGGGCATTACGTCTTGCTGGTATGCCTCCTGGTAAGGACAAAATGACATGGTTTGTCGACTATTTAGCTAATGAACTTAAGGAAATGAATATAGACGTCCGTTTAAACAGTGAGCCATCACTTGAAGACATAGACGCACTAGATCCTTATGCTGTGTTCTGGGCAGCTGGTGCATCACCAATCATTCCTAATGTGCCAGGGATCAACCTACCTCACGTTTGTACGGCAAATGATATTTTAGACGGCAAAGTAACCGTTACTGGAAAAAAAGCAGTGATTATTGGGTCTGGTATGACAGGCTGTGAGACAGCTGAGCTATTAGCAAGTCAACAAAATGACGTTACGATTGTAGAAATGAAACAATCAATAGGAAATGGCATATATGCACCTATTCTTTATGACATTTCGCAAAAGCTTAAAAAGTATAAAGTGAACGTTGTAACAGGTCATTCGCTAGCCGCTATTAATGACACAACTGTCTCAGTTGCATCCGTCAGCACTCGAACACCACTCACAATGGAAGCTGATATTGTTGTTCTTTCAATGGGTGTGAGACCTAGACAGCTTTTACAAGACATAGAAGACCGCTACTCTCGAGTGAAGGTAATCGGTGATGCTGGAGCAGTAGGCCGTATCGCAGAAGCCGTACGTGAAGGCTATGAAAAAGCGTATGTATTAGCGTAA
- a CDS encoding CdaR family transcriptional regulator produces the protein MLISKIYERLSDQFESRVLVSREPAVVEDVYFISRENMQKLNSRCMYVLQASQLDLYCAALIDCHVVLVEDVNASSEKLKQLMKTVCSLIIVKNTCIFSVFNAVKTIYQSQYVFYKQSHQLYEGLVTKSSLLDVMEIGEKLLNNPIIVIDESFKVIQYTKRLHLTDEIWARNVAKGFCSYEFITEVNKLKALANSPDSHIPFSIECHANKIKKWVSKLYINKELKGYVIVPECYTPVTSEQLKLLGELAQIISFHLNHHAESSMAISYGMLEEKLFVDLVANTIHSKDELESRLQASKLTLLTYKRLIAIKAKDSTKRAKCSEDIQNQIRLLLPNSKQFIYKKDLYVLLSDKEKSPAKWEKLCSNVSSLLERHHLHGMVSDIFTDLYDLSIQYKQLEKGFELVSLLDKQSSLFFYNDLKFYHLLDDFVDKDKLLSYCHPAILKLKEYDDKNKTDYYNTLFMYLLHNQNIHDTADMLYIHRNTLKYRLNKILELSQLNLKEGEVIFQIAYSYMILNYIRKKEMQRGDGSRASFES, from the coding sequence ATGCTAATAAGTAAGATATATGAAAGATTATCAGATCAGTTTGAGTCACGAGTTCTAGTTTCTAGGGAGCCTGCTGTTGTCGAGGATGTGTATTTTATATCACGAGAAAACATGCAAAAGCTCAACAGTCGCTGTATGTATGTGTTACAAGCATCGCAGCTAGATTTGTATTGCGCAGCCCTAATAGACTGTCACGTTGTTTTAGTGGAGGACGTGAATGCAAGCAGTGAGAAGTTAAAGCAACTTATGAAAACGGTTTGTAGTCTCATCATCGTTAAAAATACATGCATATTTAGTGTGTTTAATGCAGTAAAAACTATCTATCAATCTCAATATGTATTTTACAAGCAATCGCATCAGCTATATGAGGGGTTAGTTACTAAAAGTAGTTTACTAGACGTTATGGAGATTGGTGAAAAGCTGCTGAATAACCCTATCATTGTCATTGATGAAAGCTTCAAGGTCATCCAATATACGAAAAGGCTTCATTTGACAGATGAAATTTGGGCTAGAAATGTAGCAAAAGGCTTTTGCTCATATGAATTTATTACAGAAGTTAATAAACTGAAAGCGCTTGCCAATTCTCCGGATTCACATATTCCGTTTTCCATTGAGTGTCATGCCAATAAAATTAAGAAGTGGGTTAGTAAATTATATATTAATAAAGAGCTTAAAGGGTATGTTATCGTACCAGAATGCTATACACCTGTTACCTCCGAACAACTAAAGCTTCTTGGTGAACTAGCACAGATTATTTCATTTCATTTAAATCACCATGCAGAGTCATCGATGGCGATTTCATATGGTATGTTAGAGGAAAAACTATTTGTAGATTTAGTAGCTAACACTATTCATTCAAAGGATGAACTGGAAAGTCGTCTGCAAGCTTCCAAGCTTACATTACTGACATACAAAAGATTAATTGCTATAAAAGCCAAAGATAGTACAAAACGAGCTAAGTGTTCAGAGGATATACAGAATCAAATTCGCTTACTTCTTCCTAACAGTAAGCAATTTATTTATAAAAAAGATTTATATGTACTGTTATCAGATAAAGAAAAAAGTCCAGCCAAATGGGAAAAACTATGTAGTAACGTTTCGTCCCTTTTAGAAAGGCACCATTTACATGGGATGGTAAGTGACATTTTTACTGATTTGTATGATTTGAGCATACAGTACAAACAGTTAGAAAAGGGATTCGAGCTAGTGTCCCTTTTAGATAAGCAATCTTCTCTCTTTTTCTATAATGATTTAAAGTTCTATCATCTGCTAGATGACTTTGTTGATAAAGACAAATTACTTTCATACTGTCATCCGGCAATACTTAAGCTAAAAGAGTATGATGACAAAAATAAAACAGATTACTACAATACGTTGTTTATGTATTTATTACATAACCAAAACATTCATGATACAGCAGATATGCTCTATATTCATAGAAATACATTAAAATATCGTTTGAATAAAATTCTCGAGTTATCACAATTGAATTTAAAAGAAGGTGAAGTAATTTTTCAAATCGCTTATTCATACATGATCTTAAATTATATACGAAAAAAAGAAATGCAGCGTGGGGACGGTTCTCGTGCTTCCTTCGAGTCATGA
- a CDS encoding heptaprenylglyceryl phosphate synthase: MYEISEWRHVFKLDPAKELSDEALERLCESGTDAIMVGGTDDVTLDNVLQLMARIRRYVVPCVLEVSNLEALTPGFDYYFIPSVLNSKDREWIVGLHHDAIKEFGDIMNWDEIIFEGYCILNDECKAAQVTKADTALSSEDVIAYARMAEKMLRLPIFYMEYSGTYGDVNVVKEAKASLTQTQLFYGGGIRDDKQAVEMAKHADTIVVGNIIYDDVEAALQTVRAIKKDK, from the coding sequence ATGTATGAAATTTCAGAGTGGCGTCATGTATTCAAGCTTGACCCCGCAAAAGAGCTTAGTGATGAAGCGTTAGAAAGACTTTGTGAGTCGGGGACTGATGCCATAATGGTAGGAGGTACGGATGACGTCACTCTTGATAATGTTCTTCAGCTTATGGCTCGTATTCGTAGATATGTAGTTCCATGTGTACTGGAGGTTTCTAATCTTGAAGCTCTTACACCTGGATTTGACTATTATTTCATTCCTTCTGTTCTAAATAGTAAAGACCGCGAGTGGATTGTTGGGCTGCATCATGATGCTATTAAGGAATTCGGGGATATTATGAACTGGGATGAAATTATATTTGAGGGATATTGTATCTTAAATGATGAATGTAAGGCCGCCCAGGTCACAAAAGCCGATACAGCATTAAGTAGCGAAGATGTTATTGCTTATGCTCGTATGGCTGAAAAAATGCTACGTCTACCAATTTTTTATATGGAATATAGCGGAACATATGGAGATGTGAATGTTGTGAAGGAGGCAAAAGCATCACTCACACAGACGCAGCTCTTTTATGGCGGTGGCATTCGTGATGACAAGCAAGCCGTTGAAATGGCAAAACACGCTGATACGATAGTGGTAGGTAATATTATTTATGATGATGTAGAGGCAGCACTTCAAACTGTCCGAGCTATAAAGAAAGATAAGTAA
- the pcrA gene encoding DNA helicase PcrA, whose amino-acid sequence MGIISKQLLTGLNPEQQEAVKATNGPLLIMAGAGSGKTRVLTHRIAYLMAEKQVAPWNILAITFTNKAAREMRERIQKIVGGVADDIWISTFHSMCVRILRRESDRIGINRNFSILDPTDQLSVIKNILKEKNIDPKKFEPRGILSAISSAKNELKTYEDYGNLTGGYFEDIVSDVYEAYQKRLRKNHSLDFDDLIMTTIQLFKDVPEALEYYQNKFQYIHVDEYQDTNHAQYILVSLLANRFRNICVVGDSDQSIYRWRGADIANILSFEKEYPNAKIVLLEQNYRSSKTILDAANSVIERNTNRKPKKLWTDNDTGEKITYFRANNEYAEAEFAAGKIRDLVSGNKKSYSDFAFLYRTNAQSRVIEEILLKSDIPYQIVGGIKFYERKEIKDILAYLRVIANPDDDLSLARIINVPKRGVGAASEDKIADYAIAHGLSVYEALDKIDDIGLSTRVVKSLAEFRDIIQNLWKMQEYLSVTELVDEVINKTGYRAMLEAEKTLEAQSRLENIEEFLSVTKNFEQKNEDKSLVAFLTDLALIADIDSVDEDDEADQDSVILMTLHSAKGLEFPVVFLMGLEEGVFPHSRSLEDEAEMEEERRLAYVGITRAEEQLYITNAGSRTLYGRTNYNEVSRFINEIPEELIEKEHIEVPRSTTQINTPFKPGVVQKSIHKTTGGEKADWQVGDKASHGKWGVGTVVSVKGSDEDKELDIAFPGQGVKRLLAKFAPITKI is encoded by the coding sequence TTGGGTATAATCTCTAAACAATTGTTAACAGGTTTGAATCCGGAGCAACAAGAAGCAGTAAAAGCAACGAATGGTCCGCTACTTATTATGGCTGGAGCGGGAAGTGGTAAAACACGCGTGCTGACCCATCGTATAGCTTATTTAATGGCTGAAAAACAAGTAGCACCTTGGAATATTCTTGCTATTACCTTTACGAATAAGGCAGCACGTGAAATGCGTGAGCGTATCCAAAAGATTGTCGGCGGTGTCGCAGATGATATTTGGATTTCAACATTTCACTCTATGTGTGTTCGTATATTGCGACGTGAAAGTGATAGGATTGGTATAAATAGAAACTTCTCGATTTTAGATCCAACAGATCAGCTATCTGTTATTAAAAATATTTTAAAGGAAAAGAATATTGACCCGAAAAAATTTGAACCGCGTGGAATTCTCTCTGCAATTAGCAGTGCCAAAAATGAGTTAAAAACATATGAGGATTATGGCAATTTAACAGGTGGTTATTTTGAAGATATCGTCAGTGATGTGTATGAAGCGTACCAAAAGCGACTTCGTAAAAATCACTCGCTTGATTTTGATGATCTAATTATGACAACAATTCAGCTATTTAAAGACGTACCAGAGGCGCTTGAATACTATCAAAACAAATTTCAATACATTCACGTTGATGAGTATCAAGATACGAACCATGCACAGTACATATTAGTAAGCTTGCTTGCTAATCGCTTCAGAAATATTTGTGTTGTGGGTGATTCAGATCAGTCGATTTATCGTTGGCGTGGTGCAGACATTGCAAATATATTATCGTTTGAAAAAGAGTATCCAAATGCGAAGATTGTGTTGCTAGAACAAAACTATCGCTCATCTAAAACAATTCTTGACGCTGCAAACAGTGTCATAGAACGTAACACGAACCGTAAGCCGAAAAAACTATGGACAGATAATGACACTGGTGAAAAAATCACATACTTCCGCGCTAACAATGAATATGCAGAGGCTGAGTTTGCAGCAGGGAAAATTCGTGACCTAGTTAGTGGAAATAAGAAAAGTTATTCTGATTTTGCTTTTCTTTATCGAACGAATGCGCAGTCACGTGTAATAGAAGAAATTCTGCTTAAATCAGATATTCCATATCAAATCGTCGGTGGGATTAAGTTCTATGAACGTAAAGAAATTAAGGATATACTTGCCTATTTGCGAGTCATTGCAAATCCTGACGATGATTTGAGCCTAGCACGTATTATTAATGTTCCAAAAAGAGGTGTAGGTGCCGCTTCCGAGGATAAAATTGCTGACTACGCAATAGCACATGGTCTATCGGTGTATGAGGCGCTTGATAAAATAGACGACATTGGCCTCAGCACAAGGGTAGTTAAATCACTTGCTGAATTCCGTGATATAATCCAAAATCTTTGGAAAATGCAAGAGTACCTGTCTGTTACAGAACTAGTAGATGAAGTAATTAATAAGACAGGCTATCGAGCGATGCTTGAAGCGGAAAAAACTTTAGAAGCGCAAAGTCGCCTTGAAAATATTGAGGAATTTTTATCAGTAACGAAAAACTTTGAACAAAAAAATGAAGATAAAAGTCTTGTTGCTTTTTTAACAGACTTAGCACTGATTGCTGATATTGATTCTGTTGATGAGGACGATGAAGCAGACCAGGATAGTGTTATTTTAATGACACTTCACTCGGCAAAAGGACTAGAGTTCCCTGTCGTATTTTTAATGGGGCTAGAAGAAGGGGTATTTCCTCATAGTCGTTCCCTAGAGGATGAAGCAGAAATGGAAGAGGAACGCCGTCTTGCCTATGTTGGGATTACACGCGCCGAAGAACAATTATATATTACGAATGCAGGCTCGCGTACATTATACGGACGGACAAATTATAATGAAGTGTCCCGTTTTATCAATGAGATTCCAGAGGAGCTTATTGAAAAAGAGCATATAGAAGTACCACGTTCTACTACACAAATCAATACACCATTTAAACCTGGTGTTGTGCAAAAATCCATTCACAAAACAACAGGTGGAGAAAAGGCTGATTGGCAGGTTGGCGATAAAGCTAGCCATGGCAAGTGGGGTGTAGGAACCGTTGTAAGTGTGAAGGGTTCTGATGAGGATAAAGAGTTAGATATCGCATTCCCAGGCCAAGGTGTGAAACGCTTATTAGCAAAATTTGCACCAATTACAAAGATATAG
- the ligA gene encoding NAD-dependent DNA ligase LigA, with amino-acid sequence MNEKQAQERVNELHELLNKLNYEYYVLDQPSASDAEYDRYMQELLQLEEQFPALKTADSPTVRVGGTVLEAFKKVEHRIPMLSLGNAFNDGDLRDFDRRVRQTIGDDVQYVCELKIDGLAVSVRYEGGVFVQGATRGDGQVGEDITENLKTVRSLPLRLNEQATLEVRGEAFMPKRSFEALNKIKEEKGEELFANPRNAAAGSLRQLDPKIAASRNLDMYVYSIADLGNTNVSSHSEALNLLERMGYKTNPERRRCLSIDEVIDYCESWTVKRADLAYDIDGIVIKVDSLAQQEELGTTVKSPRWAIAYKFPAEEVVTKLLDIEVTVGRTGAITPTALLEPVKVAGTTVQRASLHNEDLIREKDIRIGDYVIVKKAGDIIPEVVGVVEDRRTGEEMPYEMPTHCPECDSELVRIEDEVALRCINPKCPAQIREGLIHFVSRNAMNIDGLGEKVVTQLFSENLIHDVADIYKLTKPQLIALERMGEKSANNLLAAIDASRSNSLEKLLFGLGIRHVGAKAAKTLAQHFGTMEALSQATLEELVAIHEIGEKMAQSVVAYFANPDVKELIEELKESEVNMAYKGPKPIDASEVDSYFSGKTIVLTGKLEQMSRSDAKAEIEALGGKVTGSVSKSTNLVIAGEAAGSKLDKATELGIEVWDEARMLEELQK; translated from the coding sequence ATGAATGAAAAACAAGCACAAGAACGTGTAAATGAACTTCATGAGCTATTAAATAAATTAAATTATGAATACTATGTGTTAGATCAGCCGTCTGCATCAGACGCTGAGTATGACAGGTACATGCAAGAGTTGTTGCAATTGGAAGAGCAATTCCCGGCCCTGAAAACTGCTGATTCTCCAACTGTTCGTGTCGGGGGGACTGTTTTAGAAGCATTTAAAAAGGTTGAGCATCGCATACCGATGTTAAGTCTTGGAAATGCGTTCAATGACGGTGATTTACGCGACTTTGATCGTCGTGTTCGACAGACGATCGGTGATGATGTGCAGTACGTCTGCGAGCTAAAGATAGACGGACTAGCGGTATCTGTTCGTTATGAAGGTGGCGTGTTTGTACAAGGAGCAACGCGTGGTGACGGTCAAGTAGGTGAAGATATAACAGAAAACTTAAAGACTGTCAGATCGTTGCCGCTACGTTTGAATGAACAAGCAACCCTCGAGGTGCGCGGTGAGGCATTTATGCCTAAGCGCTCCTTTGAAGCATTAAACAAAATTAAAGAAGAAAAAGGCGAGGAGCTATTTGCCAATCCTCGTAATGCAGCGGCAGGTTCTTTACGACAATTAGACCCTAAAATTGCGGCATCTCGTAATTTAGATATGTATGTTTATAGTATTGCTGATCTAGGTAATACAAACGTGTCGTCTCACAGTGAAGCTCTTAATTTACTCGAGAGAATGGGCTACAAAACAAACCCTGAACGTCGACGCTGCCTTTCAATTGATGAGGTTATCGACTATTGTGAGAGTTGGACAGTGAAGCGAGCCGATCTAGCATATGACATTGATGGCATTGTTATAAAAGTTGATTCACTTGCCCAACAGGAAGAATTAGGAACAACGGTAAAAAGTCCACGTTGGGCTATTGCTTACAAATTTCCAGCAGAAGAAGTGGTTACAAAGCTACTCGATATTGAAGTAACTGTTGGACGAACAGGAGCAATTACGCCAACAGCTTTGTTGGAGCCTGTTAAAGTAGCAGGAACAACTGTGCAACGCGCATCACTCCATAATGAGGATTTAATTCGTGAAAAAGATATTCGTATTGGCGACTATGTTATAGTAAAAAAAGCGGGAGATATTATTCCTGAGGTTGTAGGAGTAGTCGAGGACCGTCGCACAGGTGAAGAGATGCCGTATGAAATGCCGACACATTGTCCGGAATGTGACAGTGAGCTAGTTCGTATTGAAGATGAGGTAGCGCTCCGTTGTATTAATCCGAAGTGTCCGGCGCAAATTCGTGAAGGCTTAATACACTTTGTTTCAAGAAATGCCATGAACATAGATGGTTTGGGAGAAAAAGTCGTCACACAGCTTTTTAGTGAGAACTTAATACATGATGTCGCAGATATATACAAGCTGACAAAGCCACAGCTTATTGCACTTGAGCGAATGGGTGAAAAGTCTGCCAATAATCTTTTAGCAGCGATAGATGCATCAAGGAGTAATTCACTTGAAAAATTACTGTTTGGTTTAGGTATACGCCACGTAGGAGCAAAGGCAGCTAAAACGCTAGCACAGCACTTTGGAACTATGGAGGCTCTAAGTCAGGCAACATTAGAAGAGCTTGTTGCCATTCATGAGATTGGAGAAAAAATGGCACAATCGGTTGTAGCATATTTCGCCAACCCTGATGTAAAAGAGCTGATTGAAGAATTAAAGGAATCAGAGGTCAACATGGCGTATAAAGGGCCAAAGCCAATTGATGCAAGTGAAGTGGACTCATATTTTTCAGGAAAAACAATTGTATTAACAGGTAAGCTTGAGCAAATGTCACGTTCTGATGCAAAAGCAGAAATTGAGGCGCTCGGAGGGAAAGTAACAGGCAGCGTTAGCAAGTCAACAAACCTTGTTATAGCAGGGGAAGCAGCTGGCTCAAAGCTAGACAAGGCGACTGAGCTTGGTATAGAGGTTTGGGACGAAGCTAGAATGCTTGAAGAGCTTCAGAAATAA
- a CDS encoding CamS family sex pheromone protein gives MRYILTVFTCCLVLLAACAPNFKQEEELIQETTEQTTERAIIPKYNISNSYYQTILPFQPSAARGLVTNLMRTRYDIDEFETGLIRVAQDKFPTDEYLFQEGQFLDEKTIYSWISRKKTADEVAESQSPNLGLNPALSEEERLSLQANEESPQYLSYILEHNYYKKTDDGKIELEAIVLGLALNSVHYFNAEYPEGIFPREYEIPDEDIEREGEKMAQQVLQRVRQIEGLEEVPIVIALFKQEAASSITPGNFFAKTYVNGKNNSVGKWEPIFEDYILFPSSEAMDTYREDAILFNNFKDDIAEFFPNFTGIIGTGFYASQELQHLEIDINMQFYGKAEVIGFTQYVTGIMLEQFPPYISVEIHISSISGPESLIVREVNEKDPLVHIYN, from the coding sequence GTGAGGTATATATTAACTGTGTTCACATGCTGCTTAGTCTTACTTGCAGCATGTGCACCTAACTTTAAACAGGAAGAGGAGTTAATTCAAGAAACAACGGAGCAAACGACTGAAAGAGCTATTATCCCAAAATACAACATCTCAAATTCATACTATCAAACTATATTGCCATTTCAGCCTAGCGCAGCAAGAGGGTTGGTTACAAATCTAATGCGCACTAGGTATGATATAGACGAATTTGAAACAGGGTTAATCCGCGTGGCACAAGACAAATTTCCTACTGATGAATATTTGTTTCAAGAAGGTCAATTTCTTGATGAAAAAACAATATATTCATGGATCAGTCGAAAGAAAACGGCTGACGAGGTTGCTGAATCTCAAAGTCCAAACCTTGGGTTGAATCCAGCTTTATCTGAAGAGGAGCGCTTAAGTTTACAGGCGAACGAAGAAAGTCCTCAATATTTGTCATATATACTCGAGCACAATTATTATAAAAAAACAGATGATGGAAAAATAGAGTTAGAAGCGATTGTACTCGGATTGGCACTTAATTCAGTACATTATTTCAATGCAGAGTATCCCGAAGGAATTTTCCCGCGCGAATATGAGATTCCAGACGAAGATATTGAACGAGAAGGCGAAAAAATGGCACAGCAAGTCCTACAACGAGTTCGTCAAATTGAAGGATTAGAAGAGGTGCCAATTGTCATTGCCTTATTTAAACAAGAAGCTGCTTCGTCAATTACACCAGGAAACTTCTTTGCTAAAACATATGTGAATGGAAAAAATAATTCTGTAGGTAAATGGGAGCCGATTTTTGAGGATTACATTTTATTCCCATCGTCAGAAGCGATGGATACGTATCGTGAGGATGCAATCCTATTTAATAATTTCAAAGACGATATAGCTGAATTTTTTCCGAATTTCACAGGAATTATAGGAACGGGCTTTTATGCAAGCCAGGAATTGCAACATTTGGAGATTGATATAAATATGCAGTTTTATGGCAAAGCAGAAGTCATTGGTTTTACTCAATACGTAACAGGTATCATGCTAGAGCAATTTCCACCATATATTTCTGTCGAAATCCACATATCTTCTATAAGTGGCCCAGAGAGTCTTATAGTTCGAGAAGTAAATGAAAAAGACCCATTAGTTCATATATATAACTAA